One window from the genome of Sardina pilchardus chromosome 12, fSarPil1.1, whole genome shotgun sequence encodes:
- the zgc:153284 gene encoding SH3 domain-binding glutamic acid-rich-like protein 3, which translates to MVLTIYFSSVSGSRELKQQQSEIFQYLDAKQIMYKAVDITQDTSIKDEMRKRVGNPTAMPPQVFNGDAYCGDYPLFFEAVEDGKAEVFFKL; encoded by the exons ATGGTCCTCACAATCTACTTCAGCAGTGTCAGTGGATCCAGGGAG cTGAAGCAGCAGCAGTCGGAGATCTTCCAGTATCTGGACGCCAAGCAGATCATGTACAAGGCCGTGGACATCACGCAGGACACCAGCATCAAGGACGAGATGAGGAAGCGTGTGGGCAACCCCACCGCCATGCCCCCACAGGTCTTCAACGGGGATGCCTACTGCGGG GATTACCCGCTGTTCTTTGAGGCTGTAGAGGATGGCAAAGCAGAGGTCTTCTTCAAACTCTAA
- the LOC134097655 gene encoding cytochrome P450 2K1-like produces MVLLEAEGLLLVSSGFPLLAAVLLLLLVYLCSTGGSKPRNGTQPPGPKPLPLLGNLLQLDLKKLHESLCELSKKYGTVFTIHFGPKKVVVLAGYKTVKQALVNHAEEFGDRDISPMFHDINKGQGIIFSNGENWKTMRRFALTNLRNFGMGKRRSEKQILDETRHLIEVFEKLEGTTFDTTQPVNYAVSNIISAIVYGSRFEYDDPRFQAMVKRASDNFRLTASVAVQLYNMFPWLKSFLKEASNVINNSRENCKKIKGYIENLLATLNPEDSRGFVDSFLISQQDTETSGQKDTLFHQENLIFCVSNLFSAGTDTTATTLRWGLLLMAKHPHIQKRVHEEIDRVIGRSQPVLEYRKNLPYTHAVIHEIQRFANIFPLNLPHITSCDVHFQGFFIRKGTSVIPLLTSVLRDESEWEKPYLFYPEHFLDDMGHFVKRDAFLPFSAGRRVCAGEGLAKMELFLFFTALLQRFCFTPPPGVSEEELDLTPVLGSTLNPSPHKLCAVSRS; encoded by the exons ATGGTTTTACTTGAGGCCGAAGGGCTTCTCCTGGTCTCTAGCGGATTCCCTCTgctggctgctgtgctgttgttgctgttggtcTATCTTTGCTCCACTGGTGGGAGCAAGCCAAGGAATGGAACTCAACCTCCAGGACCCAAGCCACTGCCTCTTCTGGGTAACCTGCTGCAGCTGGATCTGAAGAAGCTCCATGAGTCGCTATGTGAG CTTTCCAAGAAGTATGGAACTGTCTTTACAATTCATTTTGGGCCTAAGAAAGTGGTGGTACTAGCCGGATACAAGACTGTTAAACAGGCCCTTGTGAACCATGCAGAAGAGTTTGGGGACAGAGACATCTCTCCTATGTTTCATGATATCAACAAAGGACAAG GAATTATATTTTCCAATGGAGAGAACTGGAAAACAATGAGACGTTTTGCCCTCACAAACTTGCGAAACTTTGGGATGGgcaagagaaggagtgagaagCAAATTCTAGATGAGACACGACACCTGATAGAAGTATTTGAAAAATTAGAGG GTACAACATTTGATACGACTCAGCCAGTGAACTATGCCGTATCTAACATCATCAGTGCCATTGTGTATGGCAGCAGGTTTGAGTATGACGACCCCAGGTTTCAGGCCATGGTCAAAAGAGCCAGCGACAACTTTCGGCTTACGGCCTCTGTAGCTGTACAG cTCTACAACATGTTTCCATGGTTAAAGTCATTTCTGAAGGAGGCATCAAATGTCATAAATAATAGTAGAGAGAATTGTAAAAAGATAAAGGGTTATATCGAGAACCTGCTGGCGACTTTGAACCCAGAGGACAGCCGCGGCTTTGTAGACTCTTTTCTTATATCCCAGCAGGACActgag ACATCAGGCCAGAAGGACACCCTGTTCCATCAAGAGAATCTGATATTTTGTGTGAGCAACCTTTTCTCAGCCGGCACCGACACCACGGCAACCACACTGCGCTGGGGACTGCTACTTATGGCCAAACATCCCCACATACAGA AGCGAGTTCATGAAGAGATCGACAGGGTGATCGGTCGCAGCCAGCCTGTGCTTGAGTATAGGAAGAATCTGCCGTACACCCACGCTGTGATCCATGAGATCCAGAGATTCGCCAACATCTTCCCCTTAAATCTTCCTCACATCACGAGTTGTGATGTGCATTTCCAGGGATTCTTCATTAGAAAG GGCACCAGTGTGATTCCTCTGCTCACCTCAGTGTTGAGGGATGAATCTGAATGGGAGAAACCGTACCTCTTCTACCCAGAACACTTCCTAGATGACATGGGGCACTTCGTCAAAAGGGACGCTTTCCTGCCTTTCTCGGCAG gacgcCGAGTGTGTGCGGGAGAGGGTCTGGCCAAGATGgagctcttcctcttcttcaccgCTCTTCTTCAGCGCTTCTGTTTCACTCCTCCTCCTGGAGTCTCTGAGGAAGAGCTGGACCTCACGCCAGTCCTGGGATCCACCCTCAACCCTTCCCCCCACAAGCTGTGTGCCGTCAGCCGCTCCTGA